A part of Synechococcus sp. KORDI-49 genomic DNA contains:
- a CDS encoding ferredoxin, producing MSTHQVSHHLLLCATPTKAKCCDPEAGLATWNELKRLVRELGLEHSDRPEGVVLRSKVDCLRICEKGPILLVWPDGVWYSEVTVERINQIIHQHIINRQPIQEWILRTSSF from the coding sequence ATGAGCACCCACCAGGTCAGCCACCATCTGCTGCTCTGCGCGACTCCCACCAAGGCAAAATGCTGCGACCCGGAAGCAGGCCTGGCGACCTGGAATGAATTGAAAAGGCTCGTCAGGGAGCTTGGACTGGAACACAGTGATCGACCGGAAGGAGTCGTCCTCAGAAGCAAAGTTGACTGCCTGAGGATCTGCGAGAAAGGTCCGATCCTTCTGGTTTGGCCTGATGGCGTGTGGTACTCGGAAGTGACCGTCGAGAGGATCAATCAAATCATTCATCAACACATCATTAACAGGCAACCCATTCAGGAGTGGATCCTCAGAACATCGAGCTTTTAA
- a CDS encoding YheT family hydrolase, protein MQLGVSVYRQRWPWLGGDLQTLRDTLRPAAFPVDGGEPVQIPVPPLASGAADAGELLAYLDRPLRTGEGGSATHAAIAPKALVVVLHGLGGSSRRQGLRRLTLSLQGAGFAVLRLNLRGADPGRHLAGGTYAAACNSDLLPVLERARHLAAALALEAGLSQPVPLLGAGISLGGTMLLNACLDQAGALDALFCASSPLDLAACSASIERPRNRVYQRWLLQRLVRQTLADPFGVSASEERQLGGNPPRSIRAFDAAVTAPRWGFSSVDEYYLSASPLQRLAKSPQGLPPTLLLQALDDPWVPAASARQLQSSLAERSAQGSQTPVEILLTARGGHNGFHGPGDNLSLGCWSDRLALAWFNRSIPSAVCRP, encoded by the coding sequence ATGCAGCTGGGGGTTTCTGTCTATCGGCAGCGCTGGCCTTGGTTGGGGGGCGATCTGCAGACCCTGAGGGACACGCTCCGGCCGGCGGCTTTCCCCGTTGATGGGGGGGAGCCCGTTCAGATTCCTGTGCCTCCGCTGGCGAGTGGTGCTGCTGATGCAGGAGAGCTGCTGGCCTATCTCGATCGTCCGCTCCGAACGGGTGAAGGTGGTTCAGCGACGCACGCAGCGATCGCGCCGAAAGCACTGGTGGTGGTGTTGCACGGCCTGGGGGGCTCGAGCCGCAGACAGGGGTTGCGCAGGTTGACACTCAGCCTTCAAGGGGCTGGGTTTGCTGTGTTGCGGCTGAATCTGCGCGGTGCTGACCCTGGCCGCCATCTGGCCGGTGGCACCTATGCCGCCGCTTGCAACAGCGATCTGCTGCCGGTGCTGGAGCGGGCTCGGCATCTGGCCGCGGCCTTGGCCCTGGAGGCTGGCCTGTCCCAGCCGGTGCCTCTGCTGGGCGCAGGGATCTCCCTGGGGGGAACGATGCTGCTGAACGCCTGTCTGGATCAAGCCGGGGCTCTGGATGCGTTGTTTTGTGCCAGCAGCCCTCTGGATCTGGCTGCCTGCAGCGCCTCGATCGAACGCCCGCGCAACAGGGTTTATCAACGCTGGCTGCTGCAGCGTTTGGTGCGACAGACCCTCGCCGATCCCTTCGGGGTGAGTGCTTCAGAAGAGCGTCAGCTGGGTGGCAATCCTCCACGCTCGATCCGCGCGTTTGATGCGGCTGTCACGGCGCCGCGCTGGGGATTTTCTTCGGTGGATGAGTATTACCTCAGTGCTTCTCCCCTGCAGCGTCTGGCCAAATCGCCGCAGGGACTTCCTCCGACGTTGCTGTTGCAGGCCCTTGATGATCCCTGGGTTCCGGCAGCTTCAGCACGGCAGTTGCAATCGTCGCTGGCTGAGCGTTCGGCACAGGGATCGCAGACGCCCGTGGAGATTCTGTTGACGGCCCGTGGTGGACACAACGGCTTCCATGGCCCCGGGGACAATCTCAGTCTCGGTTGCTGGTCGGATCGGTTGGCTCTCGCATGGTTCAACCGCAGCATTCCATCTGCGGTTTGTCGTCCTTAG
- a CDS encoding NAD(P)(+) transhydrogenase (Re/Si-specific) subunit beta, with protein sequence MTDILRYAIELGAVLLLALGIKGLSKVRSARGANQLAAVAMALAVLGLLFNSLATSGISASAWIWILLGTLAGGVLGAITAQRVPMTSMPETVALFNGCGGMSSLLVALAAALYPQALEATGAVALVSIVVSVFVGAITFTGSIVAMAKLQGWLSTPGWMQSRLRHAVNIALAVLALIGAIEMLRTSGGATGLWIVVIASGLLGIGVTLPIGGADMPVVISLLNSYSGVAAAAAGFVVGSQLLIVAGAMVGAAGLILTQVMCDGMNRSLLSVLFGGALGASATSGGGGGEYTNITSCSTEECALTLEAAERVVIVPGYGLAVAQAQHTLREVTRVLESAGIDVTYAIHPVAGRMPGHMNVLLAEADVPYEQLIEMDQINPEFPATDVVLVLGANDVVNPQAKSDPSSPLYGMPVLDVQEARTVFVVKRGMSAGYSGIKNDLFELANTSMVFGDAKKVLGDLLVELKDLGLGKT encoded by the coding sequence ATGACCGACATCCTTCGCTACGCCATCGAACTCGGCGCCGTCCTGCTGCTGGCGCTCGGCATCAAGGGACTCTCCAAGGTGCGTTCCGCCCGCGGGGCCAACCAGCTTGCCGCCGTGGCCATGGCCCTTGCGGTGCTGGGTCTGCTGTTCAATTCCCTGGCCACCAGCGGGATCAGTGCCTCTGCCTGGATCTGGATTCTTCTCGGCACGCTGGCCGGTGGTGTGCTCGGCGCCATCACGGCCCAGCGGGTCCCGATGACATCGATGCCCGAGACCGTTGCGCTGTTCAACGGCTGCGGTGGCATGTCGTCGTTGCTGGTGGCTCTGGCGGCAGCGCTGTATCCCCAGGCCCTGGAGGCCACCGGGGCTGTGGCTCTGGTTTCGATCGTCGTCTCGGTGTTCGTCGGAGCGATCACCTTCACCGGTTCGATCGTGGCCATGGCCAAGCTCCAGGGCTGGCTCTCCACGCCGGGCTGGATGCAGAGCCGGCTGCGACATGCGGTGAACATCGCTCTCGCCGTGCTGGCCCTGATCGGCGCGATCGAGATGTTGCGCACCTCCGGTGGTGCCACCGGTCTCTGGATTGTGGTGATCGCCTCAGGTCTGCTGGGCATCGGCGTCACCCTGCCCATCGGCGGTGCCGACATGCCCGTCGTCATTTCCCTGCTCAACAGTTATTCCGGCGTTGCGGCCGCTGCAGCAGGCTTTGTGGTGGGCAGCCAGCTTCTGATCGTGGCGGGTGCCATGGTCGGGGCCGCTGGCCTGATCCTCACCCAGGTGATGTGCGACGGCATGAACCGTTCGCTGCTGTCGGTGCTGTTCGGCGGCGCACTCGGCGCCTCGGCGACCTCCGGTGGCGGCGGTGGTGAATACACCAACATCACCAGCTGCAGCACCGAGGAGTGCGCCCTCACTCTCGAAGCCGCTGAACGGGTGGTGATTGTGCCTGGCTACGGCCTCGCCGTCGCCCAGGCCCAGCACACCCTGCGGGAGGTGACACGGGTGCTGGAGAGTGCCGGAATCGACGTCACCTACGCGATTCATCCGGTCGCCGGCCGCATGCCCGGTCATATGAACGTTCTGCTGGCCGAGGCGGACGTTCCCTACGAGCAGCTGATCGAGATGGACCAGATCAATCCTGAGTTTCCGGCCACCGATGTGGTGCTGGTGCTCGGGGCCAACGATGTGGTGAACCCTCAGGCCAAGAGCGATCCAAGCTCTCCTCTCTATGGCATGCCGGTGCTGGATGTACAGGAGGCCCGCACGGTCTTTGTGGTCAAGCGCGGCATGAGCGCCGGTTACTCAGGAATCAAGAATGATCTGTTCGAGCTGGCCAACACCTCGATGGTGTTCGGCGATGCCAAAAAGGTGCTCGGGGATCTGCTGGTCGAGTTGAAGGATCTCGGACTCGGCAAGACGTGA
- a CDS encoding sodium-dependent transporter — MAKEQWRSGLGFVLAAAGSAVGLGNLWGFAYRASQGGGGAFLLLYVLIVLLVCLPVLVAEMVLGRSTGHSPLLAPVTAAGSRWQPMGWLFVLAASGILAFYAVLMGWTGATLVQTLTQGLPSDIDAAEAFFAGLSGGRTALIGQLLSLIVTAAVVAAGVRDGIERLSRWGLPLLFLLLIGLAVWAAGLDSAAEGYRTFLLRWDSAELINPTTIRNAFTQAFFSIGTGIGCILAYAAYLDRRAHLPREAVAVVGMDTAVGILAGMVTFPVVMSFGLEEVISGSTLGTIFIALPTGLASLGAAGQVVAVLFFALALIAAITSAVSLLEVPVACLIDRLGWSRSRAVWLSAALIFVAGLPAATSMEVLGWMDSVFGGLLLILGGLLLALLLGWVVPNRFEDDLARSLTPPPLRRLLLVMLRWVSPPVIATGLVISVVDLLKS, encoded by the coding sequence TTGGCGAAGGAGCAGTGGAGATCAGGGCTGGGCTTTGTGCTGGCAGCGGCGGGCAGTGCCGTTGGCCTCGGCAATCTCTGGGGATTCGCTTACCGCGCCTCCCAGGGCGGCGGTGGCGCCTTTCTGCTGCTGTACGTCCTGATCGTGCTGCTGGTCTGCCTGCCGGTGCTGGTGGCTGAGATGGTCCTGGGCCGCAGCACGGGGCACAGCCCCCTGCTGGCACCGGTGACCGCTGCGGGCAGTCGCTGGCAGCCGATGGGGTGGCTGTTCGTGCTGGCGGCCAGCGGCATCCTGGCCTTCTACGCCGTGCTCATGGGCTGGACCGGCGCCACGCTGGTGCAGACCCTCACCCAGGGCCTCCCGAGCGATATCGATGCCGCCGAAGCCTTCTTTGCCGGGCTGAGCGGAGGTCGCACGGCACTGATCGGTCAGCTGCTCAGCCTGATCGTCACCGCTGCGGTGGTGGCTGCCGGCGTCCGGGACGGGATCGAGCGCCTCTCCCGCTGGGGGCTGCCGCTGCTGTTCCTGCTGCTGATCGGTCTGGCTGTGTGGGCCGCCGGGCTGGACAGCGCAGCTGAGGGCTACCGCACGTTTCTGCTGCGCTGGGACAGCGCGGAACTGATCAATCCCACCACCATCCGCAACGCCTTCACGCAGGCCTTCTTCTCGATCGGCACTGGAATCGGCTGCATCCTGGCCTATGCGGCCTATCTCGATCGCCGGGCTCACCTGCCCCGTGAGGCCGTCGCGGTCGTGGGCATGGATACGGCCGTCGGCATCCTGGCCGGCATGGTGACCTTCCCGGTGGTGATGAGTTTCGGGCTGGAGGAGGTGATCAGTGGATCCACTCTCGGCACGATCTTCATCGCCCTGCCCACCGGCCTGGCCTCGCTCGGAGCAGCTGGACAGGTGGTGGCGGTGCTGTTCTTCGCGCTCGCTTTGATCGCGGCGATCACCTCGGCGGTCTCGCTGCTGGAGGTGCCTGTCGCCTGCCTGATCGACCGCCTCGGCTGGAGCCGATCGCGGGCCGTCTGGCTTTCAGCGGCCCTGATCTTCGTGGCGGGGCTGCCTGCCGCCACGTCGATGGAGGTGCTCGGTTGGATGGATTCCGTCTTCGGCGGATTGCTTCTGATCCTCGGTGGACTGCTGCTGGCCCTGCTGCTGGGCTGGGTGGTTCCCAATCGCTTCGAGGACGATCTCGCCCGGTCGCTGACGCCGCCGCCGTTGCGACGTCTGCTGCTCGTGATGCTGCGCTGGGTGTCGCCGCCGGTGATCGCCACCGGATTGGTGATCAGCGTGGTGGATCTGCTGAAGAGCTGA
- a CDS encoding NAD(P) transhydrogenase subunit alpha has protein sequence MPRLLIPVEATPGETRVSATPETVKTFVSLGCSVCLERGAGTPAGYLDAAYADQGADLVSPGDADAWSGADVLLCVQTPSSDALGRLRRGALVVGLLEPYANEALSAALERGGLSAMALELLPRISRAQAADALSSQANIAGYKAVLLASGALDRYFPMLMTAAGTVQPAKVVILGAGVAGLQAVATARRLGAVVYVSDIRPAVKEQVESLGARFIDPPEMDDKPAESGGYAKQASDAFLAAQRQQLSDQLAEADVAICTAQVPGRRAPRLISEDMLDRMRPGAVVVDLAVAQGGNCADTVPGRTVDRNGVKLIGGNDLPCTVANHASALYARNLVALLKPTLADGVLTLDTEDELIAGCLVAQDGGIRRGDVLTPGAK, from the coding sequence TTGCCCAGACTTCTCATTCCTGTGGAGGCAACGCCGGGTGAAACCCGGGTGTCGGCCACGCCCGAGACGGTCAAGACGTTCGTCTCTCTCGGCTGCAGTGTCTGCCTTGAGCGGGGTGCCGGTACCCCTGCCGGTTATCTCGATGCCGCCTATGCCGATCAGGGGGCTGACCTGGTGTCGCCAGGTGATGCGGATGCCTGGTCCGGTGCCGATGTGCTCCTGTGCGTTCAGACGCCCAGCAGCGACGCCCTGGGACGGCTGCGCCGCGGCGCCCTCGTGGTGGGTCTGCTGGAGCCCTATGCGAACGAAGCTCTCTCCGCTGCCCTCGAGCGCGGTGGATTGTCCGCCATGGCGCTGGAGCTGCTGCCGCGGATCAGCCGGGCTCAGGCCGCCGATGCGCTGTCGTCCCAGGCCAACATCGCCGGCTACAAAGCCGTGCTGCTGGCCTCCGGGGCGCTCGATCGCTATTTCCCGATGCTGATGACGGCGGCGGGCACGGTTCAGCCGGCGAAGGTGGTGATCCTCGGTGCCGGTGTCGCCGGTCTGCAGGCGGTGGCCACAGCCCGACGCCTGGGAGCGGTGGTCTACGTGAGCGATATCCGTCCTGCGGTGAAGGAGCAGGTGGAGTCACTGGGAGCCCGCTTCATCGATCCCCCTGAGATGGACGACAAGCCGGCGGAGTCCGGTGGCTATGCCAAGCAGGCCTCCGATGCCTTCCTGGCAGCCCAGCGCCAGCAGCTCTCGGATCAGCTGGCGGAGGCGGATGTGGCCATCTGCACCGCTCAGGTTCCAGGCCGGCGCGCGCCGCGCCTGATCAGCGAGGACATGCTCGATCGCATGCGTCCCGGTGCCGTGGTTGTTGATCTGGCGGTGGCCCAGGGCGGCAACTGCGCCGACACCGTTCCCGGCCGAACCGTGGACCGCAACGGCGTCAAGCTGATCGGCGGCAATGATCTGCCCTGCACCGTGGCCAACCACGCCAGTGCCCTTTATGCCCGCAACCTGGTGGCACTGCTCAAGCCCACCCTCGCCGATGGCGTGCTGACCCTCGACACCGAGGATGAATTGATCGCCGGTTGTCTCGTCGCTCAGGACGGTGGCATCCGCCGTGGTGACGTTCTCACACCAGGAGCCAAGTGA
- a CDS encoding fatty acid desaturase, with protein sequence MTLTSPSPPFEGALATTTAAPSYPSKKELLSVLPTDLTTFNPRKAWGSLAMSVSLSLAAVGIGTTIPLTLTAIPLWVIYAAVTGTIAMGCWVLAHECGHNAFHPNRRIEGVVGFVLHSTLLVPYYSWARSHAVHHAHCNHLEGGETHVPPRASSPQGQAMEHLQRKLNRRLFGIISLFNHLIIGWQIYLFSGATGGEDYGFPTSHFWNGAPFTNGKRELFPASFRHLMVRSNLGLIAMIMLLITAGSYFSPLRILCLYGLPYVVINIWLTTYTWLQHTDRNIPHFSDETWSWSKGALQTVDRPYGGILNLLHHGIGSTHVCHHINSTIPHYNAWRGTALLRQRFPDLVRYDSTPIPQALWRIATTCGTVYQDATDQAFYYRTSKDDKPQMECCG encoded by the coding sequence TTGACACTCACTTCTCCCTCGCCACCGTTTGAGGGCGCGTTAGCGACAACCACCGCAGCCCCAAGCTATCCAAGCAAGAAAGAGCTTCTGAGCGTCTTACCCACTGACCTCACCACCTTCAATCCTCGCAAAGCCTGGGGAAGTCTGGCGATGTCGGTGAGCCTTTCCCTTGCAGCTGTTGGCATTGGTACAACCATTCCGCTGACGCTCACGGCCATCCCACTTTGGGTGATCTACGCCGCTGTCACCGGCACCATCGCCATGGGCTGCTGGGTGCTGGCTCATGAATGCGGCCATAACGCTTTTCACCCGAACAGGCGGATTGAAGGAGTCGTCGGATTTGTTCTGCACAGCACCTTGCTGGTTCCTTACTACAGCTGGGCGCGCAGTCATGCCGTTCACCATGCTCACTGCAACCATCTCGAGGGCGGCGAAACCCATGTTCCACCGCGAGCAAGCTCACCTCAGGGGCAGGCAATGGAACATCTGCAGCGCAAGCTCAACAGGCGATTGTTTGGCATCATTTCGCTGTTTAATCACTTGATCATCGGCTGGCAGATTTATCTTTTTTCAGGCGCTACTGGAGGTGAAGACTACGGCTTTCCCACCTCTCACTTCTGGAATGGAGCTCCATTCACAAACGGCAAACGTGAACTCTTTCCAGCTTCTTTTCGCCATCTGATGGTGCGCTCGAACCTGGGCCTGATTGCGATGATCATGCTTCTGATCACAGCGGGGAGTTATTTTTCACCTTTGCGGATTCTATGCCTCTACGGACTTCCCTACGTTGTCATCAATATCTGGCTGACGACATACACCTGGCTGCAACACACTGATCGCAACATTCCTCATTTCTCTGACGAGACATGGAGCTGGTCGAAAGGCGCGCTGCAAACAGTTGATCGCCCTTACGGCGGCATTCTGAACTTGTTGCACCATGGCATCGGATCAACTCATGTCTGTCATCACATCAATTCCACGATCCCTCACTACAACGCCTGGCGCGGCACAGCCCTGCTGAGGCAACGTTTTCCCGATCTCGTTCGTTACGACTCAACCCCGATTCCTCAAGCCCTTTGGCGTATTGCCACAACGTGTGGAACTGTCTATCAGGATGCAACCGATCAGGCCTTTTATTACCGCACATCTAAGGACGACAAACCGCAGATGGAATGCTGCGGTTGA
- a CDS encoding EF-1 guanine nucleotide exchange domain-containing protein yields the protein MGLTAIECPDGVCHSHHGGHAVERQTMQSTLESHGKDWCERLAERIYEISVDTFSQSVMPSLHSAGWQRRHLDWEFKLNEQESEPDRTLVDGIINATESFLRSSEVHRLFIQELVQGTFAEAAADDLRIQAVRTLVETEIVAMLEERRQELLDRLAQQLLVTAKGDFQAALGAAEDALMEVERLVVNHAEAL from the coding sequence ATGGGCCTCACCGCGATCGAATGTCCTGACGGCGTCTGCCACAGCCATCACGGTGGCCATGCGGTCGAGCGGCAAACCATGCAGTCGACCCTGGAGAGCCATGGGAAGGACTGGTGCGAGCGCCTGGCCGAACGGATTTACGAGATCTCCGTCGACACCTTCTCCCAGAGCGTGATGCCGAGCCTGCATTCCGCGGGCTGGCAGCGCCGGCATCTCGACTGGGAGTTCAAGCTCAACGAGCAGGAATCGGAACCGGACCGCACCCTGGTCGACGGGATCATCAACGCCACCGAGAGCTTCCTGCGCAGCAGTGAGGTGCACCGTCTGTTCATCCAGGAACTGGTGCAGGGAACCTTCGCCGAAGCAGCGGCTGATGACCTCCGGATCCAGGCCGTCCGCACCCTGGTGGAGACGGAGATCGTGGCGATGCTGGAAGAGAGGCGTCAGGAGCTTCTCGACCGGCTGGCTCAGCAGCTTCTGGTCACGGCCAAAGGAGATTTCCAGGCCGCACTCGGAGCGGCCGAGGATGCCCTGATGGAGGTGGAGCGTCTTGTGGTGAACCACGCCGAAGCGCTCTGA
- a CDS encoding NAD(P) transhydrogenase subunit alpha, whose translation MDPTFVEFLWVLLLGSLLGLELIGKVPPTLHTPLMSGANAISGITVLAALTAIIKAGDNIVLLLLGSVSLGFALFNVIGGFLVTDRMLAMFSRKPARKENR comes from the coding sequence ATGGATCCCACCTTTGTTGAATTCCTCTGGGTGCTTCTGCTGGGCAGCCTTCTCGGTCTGGAACTGATCGGCAAGGTGCCTCCCACCCTGCATACGCCTCTGATGAGCGGCGCCAATGCGATCTCCGGCATCACCGTGCTGGCAGCGCTCACCGCCATCATCAAGGCCGGCGACAACATCGTTCTGCTGCTGCTGGGTTCGGTGTCCCTCGGCTTCGCTCTCTTCAACGTGATCGGTGGCTTTCTGGTCACCGACCGCATGCTGGCCATGTTCAGCCGCAAGCCTGCCCGCAAGGAGAACCGCTGA
- a CDS encoding 1-deoxy-D-xylulose-5-phosphate reductoisomerase, translating to MKAISVLGSTGSIGTQTLQIAEEFPDQFRVVALTAGRNLDLLVEQIQRHQPELVALADAERLPELQQRLDALDPSQKPGQPPQLVGGPDGLNVAASWDTADLVVTGIVGCAGLLPTLAAVRAGKDLALANKETLIAAGPVVLPELKKSGSRLLPADSEHSAIFQCLQGTPWAENARLSTGVPTPGLRRIQLTASGGAFRDWQAADLENATVADATSHPNWSMGRKITVDSATLMNKGLEVIEAHYLFGLDYDHIEIVIHPQSIIHSMIELADSSVLAQLGWPDMKLPILYCLSWPSRLETPWRRLDLTEVGQLTFRAPDTTKYPCMELAYAAGRAGGTMPAVLNAANEEAVAQFLEERIHFLDIPEVIEAACERHKPDLMNHPQLEDVLSVDRWAREAVREQVSRGTRRVPVAALAA from the coding sequence GTGAAAGCCATCAGCGTGCTGGGCTCCACGGGCTCGATCGGCACCCAGACCCTTCAGATCGCCGAGGAGTTCCCCGATCAGTTCCGGGTGGTTGCCCTCACAGCAGGGCGCAATCTCGATCTCCTCGTTGAGCAGATCCAACGCCACCAGCCTGAGCTCGTGGCCCTCGCCGATGCCGAGCGGCTGCCGGAACTGCAGCAGCGTCTCGACGCCCTCGACCCCTCCCAAAAGCCGGGTCAGCCCCCTCAGCTGGTGGGCGGTCCGGATGGACTGAACGTGGCGGCCTCTTGGGACACAGCCGATCTGGTGGTCACCGGAATCGTGGGCTGCGCGGGGCTGCTGCCGACTCTGGCCGCCGTACGCGCCGGAAAGGATCTGGCCCTGGCCAACAAGGAGACGCTGATCGCGGCCGGACCGGTGGTGCTGCCGGAACTCAAGAAGAGCGGCAGCCGGCTGCTGCCGGCGGATTCCGAACACTCCGCCATCTTCCAGTGCCTGCAGGGAACCCCCTGGGCCGAGAACGCCCGCCTGTCCACCGGCGTGCCCACCCCTGGCCTGCGGCGGATTCAACTCACCGCCTCCGGCGGCGCCTTCCGGGACTGGCAGGCGGCCGACCTGGAGAACGCGACCGTGGCCGATGCCACCAGCCATCCCAACTGGAGCATGGGGCGCAAGATCACGGTCGACTCAGCCACCCTGATGAACAAGGGCCTGGAAGTGATTGAGGCCCATTACCTGTTCGGCCTTGATTACGACCACATCGAGATCGTGATCCACCCGCAGAGCATCATCCACTCGATGATCGAGCTGGCGGACTCTTCTGTGCTGGCCCAGCTGGGCTGGCCGGACATGAAACTGCCGATCCTGTACTGCCTCTCCTGGCCCTCCCGCCTGGAGACCCCATGGCGACGACTTGATCTCACCGAGGTTGGACAGCTGACCTTCCGCGCTCCTGACACCACCAAATATCCCTGCATGGAACTGGCCTACGCCGCCGGGCGAGCGGGTGGCACCATGCCTGCCGTGCTGAATGCGGCCAACGAGGAAGCCGTCGCTCAATTCCTCGAGGAACGCATCCACTTCCTGGATATCCCGGAGGTGATCGAGGCTGCCTGTGAACGCCACAAACCGGATCTGATGAACCATCCCCAGCTCGAGGATGTGCTGAGCGTCGACCGCTGGGCCCGCGAGGCCGTCCGTGAGCAGGTCAGCCGAGGCACCCGGCGCGTGCCGGTCGCCGCCCTGGCGGCATGA
- a CDS encoding DEAD/DEAH box helicase, with the protein MAAPSFDLPRAAAPSSLRPRRWQQQLIQLLRRRLLTTAEREQDVLVFAGPGAGKTLGALLAFRTFQQDRQLERCLVFCHRTSILHQWLSAGERLGLNLQEWPWPADGEGPDGKPPDGLVLTYQGARRQLGHLSETLEPWMGTSCLAIADEAHHLGVDPDEPDGLAWGQTFLDLTGRSRLRLGLTGTPFRADNLAFCAARRVRSVQGGMPVELISPDLCVEPRELIAAGDVRPLEFHFQDGWVEHGREGVPDRDVSPLSGERRESWRARNLRRAIRLADSSCIGQQVLLRAQRKLEQIRRCHPQAAGLVIARDIAHAEAITQILEDDGNRVDLVHSQEREASDRLRLFQTGQADWLVSIDMCAEGFDAPRLRVVAYLTTVVTRSRFVQGITRAVRMTADLAAAEPIPRHPSYVYAPADPLLMGYARTWSVAEPYVLRHPAEEGDAADPSTASGATLQLPLEAVEDGAGEVIRLKTPQLPTFLQR; encoded by the coding sequence ATCGCCGCGCCGTCCTTTGATCTGCCGCGTGCTGCGGCCCCCTCCTCCCTGCGGCCGCGACGCTGGCAGCAGCAGCTGATCCAGCTGCTGCGGCGACGTCTGCTGACGACGGCCGAGCGCGAACAGGATGTGCTGGTGTTCGCCGGTCCGGGAGCCGGCAAGACCCTCGGTGCCCTGCTGGCATTCCGGACGTTCCAGCAGGACAGACAGCTGGAGCGCTGCCTGGTGTTCTGCCACCGCACCTCGATCCTTCATCAGTGGCTGAGCGCTGGGGAGCGGCTCGGGCTGAACCTGCAGGAGTGGCCATGGCCAGCCGACGGCGAAGGCCCCGATGGCAAGCCCCCCGACGGTCTGGTGCTGACCTACCAGGGGGCACGCCGGCAGCTGGGCCATCTCAGCGAGACCCTGGAACCCTGGATGGGCACCTCCTGTCTGGCGATCGCGGACGAAGCCCATCACCTCGGGGTGGATCCCGACGAGCCCGACGGTCTGGCCTGGGGGCAGACATTCCTTGATCTGACGGGCCGCAGCCGCCTGCGGCTGGGGTTGACCGGCACGCCGTTCCGGGCGGACAACCTCGCCTTCTGTGCCGCACGCCGGGTACGGAGCGTCCAGGGCGGAATGCCGGTGGAGCTGATCAGTCCCGACCTGTGCGTGGAGCCGCGCGAACTGATCGCCGCCGGAGACGTGCGTCCCCTGGAGTTCCATTTCCAGGACGGTTGGGTGGAGCACGGTCGTGAGGGGGTGCCGGACCGGGATGTCTCCCCGCTGTCCGGCGAACGGCGGGAGAGCTGGCGGGCCCGCAACCTGCGTCGCGCGATCCGGCTGGCGGACAGCAGCTGCATCGGTCAGCAGGTGCTGCTGCGGGCCCAGAGAAAACTCGAGCAGATCCGCCGCTGCCATCCCCAGGCTGCCGGCCTGGTCATCGCCAGAGACATCGCCCATGCCGAAGCGATCACCCAGATCCTCGAGGACGACGGCAACCGGGTGGATCTGGTGCACTCCCAGGAGCGTGAGGCCTCCGATCGACTGCGGCTGTTCCAGACGGGACAGGCCGACTGGCTGGTGAGCATCGACATGTGTGCGGAGGGATTCGACGCACCTCGGTTGCGGGTGGTCGCCTATCTCACGACGGTGGTGACCCGCAGCCGCTTCGTGCAGGGCATCACCCGGGCCGTGCGGATGACGGCGGACCTGGCCGCTGCGGAACCGATTCCGCGCCACCCCTCCTATGTCTATGCACCGGCTGACCCTCTGCTGATGGGTTACGCCCGCACCTGGTCCGTGGCGGAGCCTTACGTCCTCCGCCATCCGGCGGAGGAGGGAGACGCAGCTGATCCCAGCACCGCATCCGGCGCAACACTGCAGCTGCCCCTGGAGGCAGTGGAGGACGGGGCTGGTGAGGTGATCCGCCTGAAAACTCCGCAACTGCCTACATTTCTGCAGCGCTGA